In Bacillus cytotoxicus NVH 391-98, the following are encoded in one genomic region:
- a CDS encoding MucBP domain-containing protein yields the protein MKKGIRQLSKICLASGIILTQVSTLGSFSTIAYAMTENQVSDFIIKADKDQVKINENIVLTLEGIHTQDQKIEVVLPDGMKLNEKETAKLNEKNPAIGTIQMTDESVIKIERTSEGVEVGKVFLVITGKVAGEHTITAKVQRENNEIETKVKVNVSENAKTNPKKIVEKPEGNDLGKVEESQQVELKENLQKSTVQSQNIPVQQSSYFKDAKTDVIPGDNAFVARFTSKTKVIVSDGIRSKWENLIVDNSHKTAVVTFTNVGYYKGKPVTLKVTLRNHSSAESWTSTEAYLFLYLKLGKEVDGSKSSVDMEYEFLDEEGNPFPIKTSLNYQGVNRAKYITIRNFNETISNMYASQDSPIQYDMLDGGAYRFHSDVKEWYGDPQKLTLTTKEVTHLKMHIENRESTESEVRYLTDFFPKVETPKVDAHNQSFQVANDPNISAEFIQTVPYLNQQRYIKQLSYLFTSNEGNQYAKSKWIVENIHGKDCSNWFTFEENSDGTTKIAAKPETLNNPNFYDNVYFFKKIYNFVGSETNPVDKSRLKQNSMYPIDFTVSQSVDGNVNHAKASGTTLVNYLSQVQVQHIDKETNQPIPNVQDTVVEGIITDPFRVEPIEIPGYQVVKNTPITGIFLPENQVFTHIYALVKATLEANDFSTVIGSIPTNPEELKTFILKEAKAEATELPSNTDITSQVEVDNGGLCNQIGSYTVTLRVKNVKKTITVNVIGGNLEFIEVPKTIAFENITIPSREKTVNRSNVQGEIVVSDKRENRKEWSVYVKQAKPLTSNEKDILPDALVYTQNGVDTVLNDQNYLVHSQKSSDYQNVHINWKDSEGIRLKVKPGPNVKVNETYQGELEWTLTDTPI from the coding sequence TTGAAAAAAGGAATAAGGCAGCTTAGTAAGATATGTTTAGCCAGTGGGATTATATTGACTCAAGTTAGTACACTCGGTTCTTTTTCAACAATTGCTTATGCGATGACAGAAAATCAAGTATCAGATTTTATAATAAAAGCTGATAAAGATCAGGTAAAGATAAATGAGAACATTGTGCTTACACTAGAAGGCATACATACGCAAGACCAAAAGATCGAAGTAGTATTACCTGATGGCATGAAGTTGAATGAAAAAGAGACAGCGAAGTTAAATGAAAAAAATCCGGCAATTGGAACCATTCAGATGACAGATGAATCGGTTATAAAAATTGAAAGAACATCTGAAGGTGTTGAAGTAGGAAAAGTATTTCTCGTCATTACAGGAAAAGTAGCTGGAGAACATACGATTACAGCAAAAGTACAACGAGAAAACAATGAGATAGAGACAAAGGTTAAAGTGAATGTTTCTGAAAATGCAAAAACAAATCCAAAGAAAATCGTTGAGAAACCTGAAGGGAACGATTTGGGAAAAGTGGAAGAAAGTCAACAAGTAGAATTGAAAGAAAATCTCCAAAAATCTACTGTGCAATCTCAAAATATTCCGGTTCAACAATCAAGTTATTTTAAGGATGCTAAAACAGATGTAATACCTGGCGATAATGCCTTTGTTGCAAGGTTTACTTCAAAAACAAAAGTTATTGTATCAGATGGTATACGGAGTAAGTGGGAAAATCTAATTGTTGATAATTCACATAAAACGGCAGTAGTAACTTTTACAAATGTAGGATACTACAAAGGAAAACCGGTAACATTAAAAGTAACTTTGCGAAATCACAGTTCAGCTGAATCGTGGACTAGTACTGAAGCTTACTTGTTTTTGTATTTGAAATTGGGGAAAGAAGTCGACGGTTCTAAATCTTCAGTAGATATGGAGTATGAATTTTTGGATGAAGAAGGTAATCCATTTCCAATAAAAACATCTTTAAATTATCAAGGTGTAAACCGCGCAAAATATATTACTATTCGTAATTTTAACGAAACAATTAGCAATATGTACGCTTCACAAGATTCACCTATTCAGTATGACATGCTAGATGGTGGAGCATATCGATTTCATTCTGATGTAAAAGAATGGTATGGTGATCCACAGAAACTGACTTTAACTACAAAGGAAGTTACTCATTTAAAAATGCATATAGAGAATCGAGAGTCTACCGAATCTGAAGTAAGATACTTGACAGATTTTTTTCCAAAAGTTGAAACTCCAAAAGTGGATGCACATAATCAATCGTTTCAAGTTGCAAATGACCCCAATATAAGTGCTGAATTTATTCAAACGGTTCCATACTTAAATCAACAAAGGTACATTAAACAATTATCATATCTCTTCACTTCCAATGAAGGAAATCAATATGCAAAGTCAAAATGGATTGTGGAAAATATTCATGGTAAAGATTGCTCAAATTGGTTTACCTTTGAAGAGAATTCAGACGGTACGACGAAAATTGCAGCGAAACCAGAAACATTAAACAATCCAAACTTTTATGATAATGTGTATTTTTTTAAAAAAATATATAACTTTGTAGGAAGTGAAACAAATCCAGTTGATAAGTCAAGGTTAAAGCAAAATAGCATGTATCCGATTGACTTTACTGTGTCCCAAAGTGTTGATGGAAATGTAAATCATGCCAAAGCAAGTGGGACAACTCTTGTTAACTATTTGAGTCAAGTCCAGGTGCAACATATTGACAAAGAAACGAATCAGCCTATTCCAAATGTACAAGATACGGTCGTAGAGGGTATTATCACCGATCCATTCCGTGTGGAGCCGATTGAGATTCCGGGATATCAAGTTGTAAAGAATACCCCGATTACAGGCATATTTTTACCTGAAAATCAAGTATTTACACATATATATGCTCTAGTTAAAGCAACTTTAGAAGCGAATGACTTTTCAACGGTGATAGGAAGTATCCCAACAAATCCAGAAGAATTGAAAACTTTCATCTTAAAAGAAGCAAAAGCCGAAGCCACGGAGTTGCCTAGCAATACAGATATCACCAGTCAAGTGGAAGTAGATAACGGTGGACTGTGCAATCAAATTGGAAGTTATACAGTGACCTTGAGAGTTAAGAATGTGAAGAAAACCATTACCGTAAATGTGATAGGGGGAAACTTGGAATTCATTGAAGTCCCCAAAACAATTGCTTTTGAAAATATTACAATTCCATCTAGAGAAAAAACGGTGAATCGTAGTAACGTGCAAGGCGAGATTGTTGTTTCAGATAAGCGTGAAAATAGAAAAGAGTGGAGCGTATATGTAAAACAAGCGAAACCATTAACTTCGAATGAAAAGGATATATTGCCAGATGCATTAGTATACACTCAAAATGGGGTAGATACTGTACTAAACGATCAAAATTACTTAGTGCATAGTCAAAAGTCATCAGACTATCAAAATGTTCATATTAACTGGAAAGATTCTGAAGGAATTCGGTTAAAAGTTAAGCCAGGTCCGAATGTCAAAGTGAATGAGACGTATCAGGGTGAATTAGAGTGGACCTTAACAGATACTCCAATTTAA
- a CDS encoding response regulator transcription factor, with product MISVLIVDDHVAVGLGTKALIEQYNDITVDVLHESDKVIERLQSKTYDVYLIDLQMPNINGLELSKKILTIHPEASILIFTGYDVLSHYNLLIDNGVLGVLSKTYFEEQIIDAIRHAVKKEVVLPHQLIQQLRIKESVSNINEQEQVENVVSLTEEEKKILIEVSKGKTNRELAEILHLSQRAVEYKLTDIFHKLKVTSRMTAVQRAKELKIIAFLDL from the coding sequence ATGATTTCTGTACTAATAGTAGACGATCATGTAGCTGTAGGTTTGGGAACAAAAGCATTAATTGAGCAATATAATGATATAACAGTTGATGTATTACACGAAAGTGATAAAGTGATAGAAAGACTTCAAAGTAAAACGTATGATGTGTATTTAATTGATTTACAAATGCCGAATATAAATGGTTTGGAGCTTTCTAAGAAAATATTAACAATCCATCCAGAAGCATCTATTTTGATTTTCACTGGATATGATGTGTTATCACATTATAATTTATTAATTGACAATGGAGTTCTTGGTGTATTAAGTAAGACATATTTCGAAGAACAAATTATAGATGCGATTCGGCATGCCGTAAAAAAAGAAGTTGTTTTACCACATCAGCTTATTCAGCAGTTGAGAATTAAAGAGAGTGTATCGAATATAAATGAACAAGAGCAAGTAGAAAATGTAGTTTCCTTAACTGAAGAAGAAAAGAAAATTTTAATTGAAGTAAGTAAAGGAAAAACGAATAGAGAACTGGCTGAAATTTTACATTTAAGTCAAAGAGCTGTAGAGTACAAATTAACTGATATATTTCATAAATTAAAAGTAACTTCTCGAATGACAGCTGTTCAGAGGGCAAAAGAGTTGAAGATAATTGCTTTTCTTGATTTGTAA
- a CDS encoding DUF916 and DUF3324 domain-containing protein, translating to MKCMQKVVSSLLAIVFLLHVTNITTHAAEMKFAVTAVIPENQIDKNQSYFDLKMKPGQKQTLQVQMKNDTDKDVIVETYANTAITNSNGIVDYSTKNPKFDSTLKFPFSKIAKVQKETKIPAKSTVTLDVNVEMPNEPFDGVILGGLYFKEKEDEKIKGKSDNVQIKNKYAYAIGVVLSETNNEVKPNLKLNDIKPGQVNARNVVTANLQNTKAAMLKHLTVDAKVYTEKGKNILHETKKEDLRMAPNSNFDYAISWENKALEPGTYRLEMKATDGDQKWEWTKKFTIEGDKAKELNETAVEAQKDYTMYYIVGGIVLVILLLILMFWLGRRSQKKKQ from the coding sequence ATGAAATGTATGCAGAAAGTAGTAAGTAGCTTACTGGCCATAGTATTTCTGTTGCATGTTACAAATATTACTACACATGCAGCAGAAATGAAATTTGCAGTAACCGCAGTAATTCCAGAGAATCAAATTGATAAAAATCAAAGCTATTTTGACTTAAAAATGAAGCCTGGTCAAAAACAGACTCTTCAAGTACAAATGAAAAATGACACGGATAAGGACGTTATTGTCGAAACATATGCAAATACAGCAATTACGAATAGTAACGGAATTGTAGATTATAGTACAAAAAATCCAAAATTTGACTCCACTCTTAAATTTCCATTTTCTAAAATTGCAAAAGTACAAAAAGAAACAAAAATCCCTGCTAAAAGTACTGTTACATTAGACGTAAATGTTGAAATGCCAAACGAACCATTCGATGGTGTAATATTAGGGGGACTGTATTTTAAAGAAAAAGAAGATGAGAAGATAAAGGGAAAATCTGATAACGTACAGATTAAAAATAAATATGCATATGCAATTGGTGTTGTCTTAAGTGAAACAAACAATGAAGTAAAGCCTAATTTAAAGTTGAATGACATTAAGCCAGGGCAAGTAAATGCACGCAACGTTGTAACAGCGAACTTACAAAATACAAAAGCAGCAATGTTAAAACATTTAACTGTAGATGCAAAAGTATATACGGAAAAAGGGAAAAATATTTTACATGAAACAAAAAAAGAAGATTTACGCATGGCACCAAATTCAAACTTTGACTACGCAATTAGTTGGGAAAACAAAGCGCTAGAGCCTGGAACATATCGTTTAGAAATGAAAGCAACAGATGGCGATCAAAAATGGGAATGGACGAAAAAATTTACAATTGAAGGAGACAAGGCAAAAGAGTTAAACGAAACAGCTGTCGAGGCACAAAAAGATTATACAATGTACTACATTGTAGGCGGTATTGTACTAGTCATTCTCTTATTAATTTTGATGTTCTGGTTAGGAAGACGTTCGCAAAAGAAAAAGCAGTAA
- a CDS encoding WxL domain-containing protein: MKLTKVALAGVVSFSAVLAAGAPAFAEEAAATMNSKAFIKFQENTDHVDPINPNNPGDNVEPVKPDDPNNPHEQGTNGPLSIDYVSNFKFEEQKASGNNEVYYANLDTVVKKGTKETLEVPNYIQVTDNRGTNKGWKLTVKQNEQFQTEKGVELEGAVLTLKNGTLQSASGNAAPTTNQEGIQLTPGQASDVITAKENQGMGTWTNAFGATNDEAKKSVELSVPGKAKKEKAMYTTSLTWELKETPM; the protein is encoded by the coding sequence ATGAAACTAACAAAAGTAGCATTAGCAGGAGTCGTATCATTTTCAGCAGTATTAGCAGCAGGAGCACCAGCATTTGCAGAAGAAGCAGCAGCAACAATGAATTCAAAGGCTTTTATCAAATTTCAAGAAAATACGGATCATGTAGATCCAATAAATCCGAATAATCCAGGAGATAATGTGGAGCCGGTTAAGCCGGATGATCCGAACAATCCACATGAACAAGGAACAAATGGTCCATTAAGCATTGACTATGTATCGAATTTCAAATTTGAAGAACAAAAAGCCTCTGGTAATAATGAAGTCTATTATGCAAACTTAGATACAGTTGTTAAGAAAGGTACAAAAGAGACACTAGAAGTACCGAACTATATACAAGTAACCGATAACCGTGGTACAAACAAAGGTTGGAAGTTGACTGTTAAACAAAACGAGCAATTTCAAACTGAGAAAGGTGTAGAGTTAGAAGGAGCTGTTTTAACATTGAAAAACGGAACATTACAATCAGCTTCTGGAAATGCAGCGCCAACAACAAATCAGGAAGGGATCCAATTAACTCCAGGTCAAGCTTCTGATGTTATTACAGCTAAAGAAAACCAAGGTATGGGAACATGGACAAATGCTTTTGGTGCAACAAATGATGAAGCGAAGAAGAGCGTAGAGTTAAGTGTACCAGGTAAAGCAAAAAAAGAAAAAGCTATGTATACAACTTCATTAACTTGGGAGTTAAAAGAGACACCTATGTAA
- a CDS encoding WxL domain-containing protein, producing MKLTKVALAGVVSFSAVLAAGAPAFAEEAATMKSHTDVSFTQNENPVNPVNPVKPGEDVEPNDPHEQGTNGPLSIDYVSNFHFGKQKMSGNDKVYTAQLDTVKVKGGDEKGIQIPNYVQVTDDRGTNKGWKLTVKQDAQFKAGNNELTGAELKLHNPVASSTIGAEYAPEVKEVALDPNGATQEVAIAKEGKGMGTWVTRYGQDEVEGAKSITLSVPGAVAKVKDEKYETTLTWALEDTPQ from the coding sequence ATGAAACTAACAAAAGTAGCATTAGCAGGAGTCGTATCATTTTCGGCAGTATTAGCAGCAGGAGCACCAGCATTTGCAGAAGAAGCAGCAACAATGAAGTCACATACAGATGTGTCATTTACACAAAATGAAAATCCAGTAAATCCAGTAAATCCAGTTAAACCAGGAGAAGATGTAGAGCCAAATGATCCACATGAACAAGGGACAAATGGTCCATTAAGTATTGATTATGTATCTAATTTTCATTTTGGCAAGCAAAAAATGTCAGGGAATGACAAAGTGTATACAGCGCAATTAGATACAGTGAAAGTAAAAGGAGGAGATGAAAAAGGAATACAAATACCAAACTATGTCCAAGTGACAGATGACCGCGGTACAAATAAAGGTTGGAAATTAACAGTAAAACAAGATGCTCAATTTAAAGCAGGGAATAATGAGTTAACTGGTGCAGAACTGAAATTGCATAATCCAGTTGCAAGCTCTACAATTGGGGCGGAATATGCTCCAGAGGTAAAAGAAGTAGCATTAGACCCAAATGGAGCTACACAAGAAGTAGCAATTGCTAAAGAGGGTAAAGGTATGGGGACATGGGTCACTCGTTATGGACAAGATGAAGTAGAAGGTGCAAAAAGTATTACGTTATCTGTACCAGGTGCAGTTGCAAAAGTTAAAGATGAAAAATATGAAACAACATTAACTTGGGCTTTAGAAGATACACCTCAATAA
- a CDS encoding LPXTG cell wall anchor domain-containing protein, producing the protein MVKKYIVAMLFIISMLIPLFSSYETVRAETMHSKAGIRFSNSYIPNSVVIPDGSTPTDNSSDNQLNKKVLPKTGGNLSISFIYMGVGSILVALAIWIALAKSNRRNKNKCFC; encoded by the coding sequence ATGGTCAAGAAATATATAGTTGCAATGCTATTCATCATCAGTATGCTAATTCCCCTATTTTCCTCTTATGAAACAGTAAGAGCAGAAACAATGCATTCTAAAGCGGGAATTAGATTTTCAAATAGCTATATTCCAAATTCGGTAGTTATACCAGATGGTTCTACGCCGACTGATAATTCGTCTGATAACCAGTTGAATAAGAAGGTACTTCCTAAAACTGGAGGTAATCTATCTATTTCCTTTATATACATGGGAGTGGGAAGTATATTAGTAGCCTTAGCAATTTGGATAGCATTGGCGAAAAGTAACAGGAGAAATAAAAACAAATGTTTCTGTTAA
- a CDS encoding sensor histidine kinase, translating into MIRKISKKKFQYFIVVFSLLISGYLIHLILTYPEVGIKLNSNYIVSEVHRFTWAHKHGIQVGDKIEKIDDKLPSQHFTVSSYHAIEQAKKISIQKDGQVKEYNIQYVPYSRQLFYQLLIPVGFYITCIFMALYLLIFVPKTNNSIQDLLYFLIAMGMSFISIIAAQRKDGIAFIIASISLVSSFTFFIRFMKLYFKHNQIKFLTREQLRILDIIMIVLIAVNIVVYMKYNEISVMFTIALSIALFLLTGYLLVRFYFRSKHSHHFKFMKVIVMSFFASVIPFICLFLIPDMIYGKEIISVETIGIFFLFIPIYMFYWVISGDLFDAKFMIQRIPYYIMLSISFTGFVTILGIFIFNDNADHILDTIRFSCITFIATIFFLFIKDYLDFKLRKSLYHHQKNYQFSLYRFLYQAKHEYKLSNLTYSIQREFSDVLKMEEVCYVEMNKENKSIHVFESKYVPPQSILDSLFDFQLETYKVGSMMKLEEHFGFVLSTTTEKVIILLCKNNKKETLNFDEIVWVETLCNYTDLLLECLNQIEDLLKQLQDLQNIEHPPMWLSRLLFKLSEKERANLASDIHDGVLQDQIRLVRKFESYNKHIQDEEMKHILHEIKEQLLDHIYMTRETCNHLRPPFLYELGIKQALLNLFKQINLKATFFFYYDIPEHIVVPSAEHEQAIYRIIQELLNNALKHSKASNVSIKLFQKDQQLFLTYTDNGIGIDLKHFNYSYNTLGLSGIITRIQSIDGEITIDSKPNDGLQVFVKF; encoded by the coding sequence ATGATAAGAAAAATAAGTAAGAAAAAATTTCAATATTTCATAGTAGTATTTTCTCTCCTTATTAGTGGGTATCTTATACATTTAATTCTCACATATCCTGAGGTTGGTATAAAGCTAAATTCAAACTATATTGTAAGCGAAGTGCATAGATTTACTTGGGCCCATAAGCATGGGATACAAGTAGGAGATAAAATAGAAAAGATAGATGATAAATTGCCGAGTCAGCACTTTACAGTTTCATCCTATCATGCCATTGAACAGGCGAAAAAAATATCTATACAAAAAGATGGGCAGGTAAAAGAATATAACATTCAATATGTTCCTTACAGTAGGCAACTTTTTTACCAGCTATTAATACCAGTTGGATTTTATATTACATGTATTTTTATGGCTCTTTATCTTTTAATATTTGTTCCTAAAACGAATAATAGTATACAAGATTTACTATACTTTTTGATTGCGATGGGAATGAGTTTCATTAGTATTATAGCCGCGCAACGAAAAGATGGAATTGCCTTTATTATCGCTTCTATCTCATTAGTTTCTTCCTTTACCTTCTTTATTAGATTTATGAAATTGTATTTTAAACATAATCAAATTAAATTTTTAACAAGAGAACAATTGAGAATTTTGGATATAATAATGATTGTATTAATTGCAGTAAACATCGTTGTTTATATGAAGTATAATGAAATTTCCGTCATGTTTACAATCGCTTTAAGCATTGCTTTATTTTTATTAACAGGCTACCTTTTAGTAAGGTTTTATTTTAGAAGCAAACATAGTCATCATTTTAAATTTATGAAGGTTATCGTGATGAGCTTTTTTGCATCTGTTATTCCGTTTATTTGTTTATTCTTAATTCCTGATATGATATATGGAAAAGAAATAATCAGTGTTGAAACAATTGGGATTTTCTTTTTGTTTATTCCAATATATATGTTTTATTGGGTGATTTCAGGAGATTTATTTGATGCTAAATTTATGATTCAACGAATTCCATATTATATTATGTTGTCGATTAGTTTTACAGGATTTGTAACTATATTGGGTATTTTTATTTTTAATGATAATGCAGATCATATATTAGATACCATTCGCTTTAGTTGTATTACTTTTATTGCAACAATTTTCTTTTTATTTATAAAAGATTACTTGGATTTTAAATTAAGAAAAAGTTTATATCATCATCAAAAAAATTATCAGTTTAGTTTGTATCGATTTTTATATCAAGCAAAACATGAATATAAATTGTCAAATTTGACTTATAGCATACAAAGAGAATTTTCTGATGTCTTGAAAATGGAAGAGGTATGCTATGTAGAAATGAATAAGGAGAATAAATCTATTCATGTTTTTGAGAGTAAATATGTTCCTCCTCAATCCATATTGGACAGTTTGTTCGATTTCCAATTGGAAACATACAAAGTTGGTTCTATGATGAAGTTGGAAGAACATTTTGGATTTGTTCTTTCTACAACGACAGAAAAAGTGATTATCTTATTGTGCAAAAATAATAAAAAAGAAACGTTAAACTTTGATGAGATTGTTTGGGTTGAGACATTATGTAATTATACAGATTTGCTATTAGAATGTTTGAATCAAATTGAAGACTTATTAAAACAATTACAAGATTTACAAAATATAGAACACCCTCCGATGTGGTTATCCCGACTTCTGTTCAAGTTATCGGAAAAAGAAAGAGCAAATCTTGCAAGCGATATACATGATGGGGTCTTACAAGATCAAATTCGTTTAGTAAGAAAGTTTGAATCTTACAATAAGCATATTCAAGATGAAGAAATGAAACATATACTTCATGAAATAAAAGAACAATTACTCGATCATATTTACATGACTCGAGAAACATGTAATCACTTAAGGCCACCATTTTTATATGAATTAGGAATAAAACAAGCGTTATTAAACTTATTCAAACAAATTAACTTAAAGGCTACTTTCTTTTTTTATTATGATATTCCTGAACATATAGTTGTACCTAGTGCAGAGCATGAACAAGCAATTTACCGGATTATACAGGAACTTCTAAATAATGCTTTGAAACATTCGAAAGCATCGAATGTAAGTATAAAATTATTTCAAAAAGATCAGCAGTTATTTTTAACCTATACAGATAATGGAATAGGGATAGATTTAAAGCATTTTAATTACTCGTATAATACTTTGGGATTGTCAGGAATTATAACGAGAATTCAAAGTATTGATGGGGAAATAACAATAGATTCAAAACCTAACGATGGTTTACAGGTATTTGTGAAATTTTAG